ACCTGGCGCGGTCCGGAAGCGGGCGCCATCAGCGCCTGCAGCAGCGGCAGCGCGTAGGCGGCCGTCTTGCCGGAACCCGTCTGGGCCGCGCCCAGCACGTCGCTGCCGCGCAGGATGGCGGGAATGGCGGCCGCCTGGATGGCCGTCGGCGCGGCATAGCCGGCCTTGTCGACGGCGCGGACCAGGGCGGGAATCAGACCCAGGGAGGAAAATGGCATAGCGGGCCTTCTTTATTCGTAAAGTGAGACCGGCCGCAATGTGCGGCCGGTCGGGATAGCGACAGTATAAGGCAATGACCGTTAACGCCCAACCAAACCTACTGCGCGTCGGCATAGGCGGCCTGCGATGCTCACTGTACTATTCGTACAGTTCCGCTTCTCGGCCACCTCTTCCTTCCGCTCGCTACGGTTTGATTGAGCGTCGTTGCGACAGTAGATCATTGCTTGGGCATTTGCAGCGTCGGATGGCCCGCGTCATCGTAGCCCGGGATGCCGCGCCGGATCGTATGCGAAAAGTCCGCATCGTCGTTGGCGGCCCGCGCGCGCGCCGTGACGTGACCGCCATCGCGCAACTGCTGGAAGGTCTGGCCAGGTACCAGGCCCTTGACGTCGAACAGATAGCGGTCGAGGTAGCCCGAGGCCATCAGCCGGTAGTCGAGCGGCAGGCCCGGCACGATGCGGCGCACCATCTCGAAGACGATGGTGGTGCAGTTGGCCGTCAGGGTGTTGTAGAAGCGAGGCTGGTTCTTCAGCGCCTGCGCCTCGTCCAGGTAGGCGAGGAACAGTGAGCGCATGGCCGCTTTCGGCATCATCACGCGGTACAGATGCATGTCCTCGCCGCGCGCATTCGTGCGCACGCGCAGGATGTCGCGCTCGTCGGCGGCGATCAGGCTCATTTCAAAATGCTTGAAAAAGCCGCCGATGGCGGAAAAGCTCTCGCCCTTTTCCTTGCGGATCTCGATGGAAAACGTCAGAAAGCGCCCGTCGGCGAAGCCGAACGAGATCAGCGTATGCGCGATGTACGGCCCCGTCCAGTACGACAGCGCCGTATCCACCGTGCGCAGCTCGTCGAGGTCGTAGCTGCGCTGCTCCCACTTGACCGTGTAATCGTCGTCGCTGCGCCAGTCGAAATTGCGCACATTGTCCAGGGTGACGAGGTTGCCCTTGAGCGTGCCCGTCACATTGCGCGCCACGTCGTCGGCCCACACGCGCTGCTGTTTCGGCGCGATCAGGCTCCACCACACAAGCAGCAGGATGAAACCGGCCGCATACGGCAGCAGCACGCGCGCGTCGCCGCGCGTCCACCACAACGCGATGCTGGCCACGCCCAGCGCGGCCCACAGCAAGGCGCCGATGGCTTGCGCCGCCGTGCCGCCGGACAGCTGGTACCACAGCGCCAGCGCACCCCACAGTGCAGTCAACAGGATAATCAGGGAAACGGCCATTTTGCCAATGCTGGCCAGCACGGAGCGGGCATGGTGTGATAAGAAAGTCATGCCCCGATTATACGGGCAAGCGCAGGAAGAGGTGCGTCCGAGCAAGTACAGCCGAACAACAGGCACTGGCCGCACATCATTGCTTGCCTGCTAATTTATTTCATGAGAGCATATTGCAAAAATAAAATGTATAGACAAGGCATCCTGTCACCACAGTGCGGCCTTGCCGATTTCCGGAGACACCTTTGCAAGCCCCTTCCCTCTACGCCCTCGCCGGCAGCCTCAATTCCCTGTTCATCATCGTCAGCCTGTACGGCCTGTGGTCGCAGCTGCAAAAAATCTGGCGGCGCAAGCGCGATGCCGGTATCGGCGCGGGCAAGACGACGGACATCCTGTCGCTCAACCAGTTCACCGTCAGCTTCCTCGCGTATTGCGCGTTCTTCGTCTACGGCTATTCGATCACGCCGTTCAACCACTACATCGTCTGGCCCCGTTTGGTCGCTTCCCTGATCGCGCTGGCCATCCTGCATGAAATCGAGCGCGACCGCCGCAGCCGGGCATCGCGCCATGCGCTGCTGACCTGCGCGCTGCTGCTGTGCGCGGGCGTGGCGGGGCTGGCCTTCGGCCCCACGTTCAGCGATGAAAAGCGCGTGATCTCGCAAAGCCTGATCGTCGCCGTCACCGTGATGCTGGCGCAGGGCTATGCGCACCAGATCCGCCTCATTTACCGGTCGGGCAGGACGGGCGCCGTGTCGTTAAAGATGAGCCAGTTCATCCTGGCGATGGATGTCAGCACCATCTTCTTTGCCTGCGTCATGGGCCTGTCGACGGGCTGGCCATTGCTGCTGCTCGCCAGCGTCAGCGCCACGACCAAGCTGATCATCATGTGGCTGTTCCGCTGGGAGAAGAGCAGCCGCGCCGCGCAGGTCAAACGGCAGGCACCGGCCTGAGGTTATTGCCCGCTCAGCGCGCGCATTTCCGCATACAGGTTCGCCTTGCCCTCGAAGCCGATGCCGACCAGGTCCGGCATGGTGATGTGGCCGTTTTCCACGCGCACGCCATCGGGAAAGCCGCCGAACGGCTGGAATAAATCCGGATACGATTCGTTACCGCCCAGGCCCAGGCCCGCCGCGATATTCAAGGACATCTGGTGGCCGCCGTGCGGGATGCAGCGGCTGCGCGACCAGCCGTGCTGGTGCAGCATGTCCAGGGTGCGCAAATATTCCACCAGGCCGTAGCTGAGGGCGCAGTCGAACTGCAGCCAGTCGCGGTCGGCGCGCATGCCGCCGTAGCGGATCAGGTTGCGCGCATCCTGCATGGAAAACAGGTTCTCACCCGTCGCCATGGGCTTGTCGTAATAGCTGCGCAAGGTCGCTTGCAGCTCGAAGTCGAGCGGATCGCCCGCCTCTTCATACCAGAACAGATCGTACTGGCGCAGCGCCTTGGCGTAGGCGATCGAGGTATCGAGATCGAAGCGCCCGTTGGCGTCCACGCACAGCTTCTGCCCATCCTGCAGCACCTCCATGATGGCGTCGATGCGGCGCAAGTCTTCATCGAGCGAGGCGCCGCCGATCTTTTTCTTGACCACCGTGTAGCCGCGGTCGACATAGCTGCGCATCTCGTCCTGCAGGGCGGAAAGGCTCTGGCCCGGGTAGTAATAGCCGCCCGCCGCGTACACGAACACCTGTTTGTCGGGCACGCCCGTGCCGTGGCGTTCGGCCAGCAGCTGGAACAGCGGTTTGTTCTCGATCTTCGCCACGGCATCCCAGATGGCCATGTCGATTGTGCCGATGGCCACCGAGCGTTCGCCGTGGCCGCCCGGCTTTTCATTGGTGTACATGCAATCCCAGACCTTGTGCGGATCGAGGTTGGCGCCGTCCTCCGTGACGAGCGAAGCGGGATCTGCCTCGAGGATGCGGGGAATGAAACGCTCGCGCATCAGCATGCCCTGGCCATAGCGGCCGTTCGAATTGAAGCCGTAGCCGACGACGGGCTTGCCGTCTCGCATCACATCGGTGACGACGGCCACCAGGCTTAAGGTCATCTTCGTGAAATCGATGTAGGCGTTGCGGATGGGGGAAGAGATGGGGATGGTCTTTTCGCGGATCTCGACGATTTTCATGCGGCTCTCCTGTGGATGAAAACAATGACGCCAGCTTACCGCGATACAAAGCCATATAATCGATATCAATTTAAAGCATTATTCACTTGAAGTGAAAGATGAACCATGAAAACGGATGCCACCACGGAAATGGCCTTCTTTGTGCTGCTGGCCAAGCTGGGCAGCCTGTCGGCCACGGCGCGCGAGCTGGGCATCACGCCGCCCGCCGTCAGCAAGCGATTGGTGCTGATGGAGCAGCGCCTGGGCGTGCGTTTGCTCAACCGCAGCACGCGGCGCATCAGCCTGACGGGCGACGGCGAAAGCTATCTGCGGCAGGCGCGGCAGATCCTCGACGATATCCGCGCCATGGAGGAGTCGCTGGCCAGCGGCGGCGCCGAGCCGCGCGGACTGCTGCGCGTGAATGCCACCCTGGGCTTCGGGCGCACGGTGATCGCGCCCCTGCTGTCGCAATTCGCGCTGCGCCACCCGCAGCTGGAAGTGCAGCTGCAGCTGACGGACAGCCCCATCAATCTCGTCGAGCAGGCGTACGACCTGGGCATCCGTTTCGGCGAGCTGCCCGACACGCGGCTGTCGGCGCGGCGCATCATGTCGAACCGGCGCTTCCTGTGCGCCTCGCCCGCCTACCTGCAGGCGCACGGCACGCCGCGGACACCGGACGACCTGGCGCAGCACCGTTGCATCGTGCACCGGCAGAACGACGACGCCTATGGCATCTGGCGCATGAGTAAGGGCCGCGCCAGCCACACGGTGAAGGTGCGCGGCACGGTGGCCAGCAACGATGGCGACGTGGTGCTGGGCTGGGCGCTGGACGGGCACGGCATCCTGCTGCGTTCGGAATGGGACCTGGCGCGCTACCTCGACAGCGGCCGCCTGCGCGTGGTGCTGGCCGACTATACGCTGGCGCCGGCCGACCTGTACGCCTACTATCCGAGCCGCCACCAGCTGCCCGCCAAAGTGCGCGCTTTTATCAATTTTCTCATCCAGCAATTGCAGCCGGAAGCGGCCACAGCGGCAGAATCAGGTTAAACTATAATATTGCGATATGGCAATATTATGAAGGAGTAGGTTTTGCTAGTCATACTCGGATTTCTCGTCGTGCTGTTTTCCGTCTTCGGCGGCTTCGCCATGCAGGGGGGACACTTGGGCGCCCTGTTCCAGCCGCTGGAACTGCTGATGATCGGCGGCGCCGCGCTGGGCACCTTCTTTGTCGGCAATGACGCCAAGGCCATCCGCGCCACGTTCGCCGCCCTGCCCACCCTGTTCCACGGCTCGCAATACACGAAGGCGCGCTACATGGAGCTGATGGGGCTAATGTATGAAATCCTCAGCAAGATCCGCAAGGAAGGCTTGATGTCGGTCGAGGACGATATCGACGACCCCTACCGCAGCGCCATCTTCGTGAAATACCCGTACACGCTTGGTGACGAGCACATCCTGGAATTCATCACCGATTATCTGCGCCTGATGGTGTCGGGCAATATGGACGCCTACCAGATCGAAAATCTGATGGATAACGAGATCGAAACGCACCATGAAGACGCGGAAATGCCGATCCAGACGATTTCGCAGCTGGCCGACGCCATGCCGGCCTTCGGCATCGTGGCCGCCGTGATGGGCGTGGTGCATACGATGGCCTCCGTCGGCTTGCCGCCGGCCGAGCTGGGCGTGCTGATCGCACAGGCGCTGGTGGGCACCTTCATCGGCATTTTGCTGGCCTACGGCTTCATCGCGCCGCTGGCCAGCTTGCTGCGCCGCAAGCACCATGAAACGGCGAAGATGTACCAGTGCGTGAAAGTGACGTTATTGGCCAGCCTGAATGGCTACGCGCCGGCGCTGGCCGTGGAATTCGGCCGCAAGGTCATTTCCGCCACGGAACGCCCTTCGTTCAGCGAACTGGAAAACCACGTGCGCCAGGTGCGCACGAAGAACTGATCCCGCCTGCCTGCTTACCCGGCGCGTCAGGCTTGCGGCGCCGTCCAGACCAGGTTCCACAGGTGGCCGTCGATATCCTCGAAGCCCTGGTCATACATGAAGCCATGGTCTTCGGGCGGATGCGGTATGCGGCCGCCCGCGGCGGCGGCCTTGGCGATCAGGCTGTCCACCTCTTCCCGGCTTTCGCAACTGAGGCAAATGACGACTTCATTGGCTTGCCGGGCATCCGCGAGCGGCTTGTCGATCAGGGACCGGAAGAACGGTTCGGTCGTCAGCATGGCCTCGATGCTGCCTTCGACGATGTTCATGAACGCCGCGTTCTCGCCGCTGAAGCGGGAATTGAAGGTGAAGCCGAGCGAGGAAAAGAAGGCCCTGGATTTATCCAGTTCCTTCACGGGCAGGTTGAGGATGATCTGTTTGTTCATGGCGATTCCTTGCTTCCTTGGTGAAGGTGGGATGGGCAAGCGGTGCGCCTTCCCTGCGACGAGTGACGGCATACCAAATTGACACGCTTACGAAAAAATCGTTCCTCCAGAATATCAATAAATACTGAAGAAAGGCGCGGACTATGCTCAGGACTTGCCCTCGATGCTGGCGGCGGCGCGGGCGCGGGCCAGGCTTGAGCGCGCGCCAGCCACCGCGCGCAGGCGTTCTTCCAGGTAGGCGCTCACGCGCGGATGCTGGCTGAAGGCGACGTTGAAGCGGATGTGCTGATCGGGCGTGTCGTTGGCCGAAAACGCGGCGCCGCGCATCAGCAGGATCTTGTTGCGGTAGGCATCCTGCACCAGCAAGTCCACGTCCAGCCCTTCGGGCATGCTGCCCCACAGGAAAATGCCTGCGTCGCCGGGCTGCTCGAACAGCACGCCGGCCGTGCTCAGCTGACGCGTGCTGGCGTTGCGCGCCACCATGATCTTGCGTTGCAGCCGCTCCAGGTGCTTGCGCAGATTGCCGGCCTTGAGCACTTCCAGCAGCACGTATTCGTTCAGCGCAGGCAAGGTCATGATGGAATGGATCTTGGTGCGCATCAAGGGCTTGAGCAGGGAAGGCGCCGCGGCCAGGTAGCCCATGCGCAGGGCCGGGCTCAGCGCCTTGCACAGGCTGGAATAGTAGATCACGCCGTCCAGTCCGGACAGCGACGCCAGCCGCGTGCTGTGGCCCGGCTGGAAATGGCCGTGCACGTCGTCTTCGGCGATCAGGAAGCCGTACTGCTGCGCCATGATCAGCACCTTGTGCAGGTTGGCGGCGCTGCTGCTCCACCCGGTGGGATTGTGCAAGGCCGTCTGCATGAACAGCAGGCGCGGACGGTGCGTGCGGCAAGCCGCTTCCAGCTCGTCCAGATCGAGGCCATCGGGCCGGCGCCGGATGGGCACCAGGCGCACGCCGTCCTGGCGCAGCCTGCCGAACATCAGGAAGTATCCGGGGTCTTCCACCAGCACCGTATCGCCGGGCTGCAGGAACGTGCGGCAGATCAGGTCGATGGCATGGGTGCCGCCGAACGTGGTGAGGATGTGGCTGGCGTCCGCCGCGATGCCGATACCGCGCAACAGCAGCGCGATCTGCTCGCGCAGCTCGGCCAGCCCTTGCGGCGGGCAGCGCGAAGCCATGCCGGCCGCGCTGCGCGCCAGACCGCGTTGCACGGCGGCCGCCGGCAGCGCGTCCTGCAGCCAGGTGGGCGGCAAGGCGCCGCTGCTGGCCAGCAGCACGCCCGGCCGCTGGTCGTTCACTTGCTGGCTCAGCCAAACCGGCTCCTGCTCCTGTCCCGCTTCCAGCGCCACCTCGTCGGGAATGGCGCGGCCGGCGTCAGCCGGTGCGCAGACGAAGAAGCCTGTCGTGCCGTGCGTATCGATGACGCCTGCAGCCACCAGCCTGTCATACGCGACCACCACGGTGTTGGTGCTGACCGCAAGCTGCGTGGCGAGCTGGCGGATCGACGGCAGCCTGGTCCCGCCAGGCAGCACGCGTTGCGCGATCTGCTGGCGCAGTGCGGCCTCGATCTGCTTGAACAGGGGAATGGGTGAGGAGCGGTCGATGGCGAACATGGCGCAAGTCTAGCGTAAAAACGTCAGGGCGAGGACCAGCAGGATGGCGCCCATCGCCAGATTGAAGATGCGCTGGTTGCGCGGTGCTTTCAGCACGCTGCGGATCGACACGCCGAACAGCGCCCACATGGCGTTGCACGGCATGCCCACCACGGTGCCGGTCACGGACACCAGCAGCGCGCCGGCGAGCATGTTGCCGTGCGCCGGCATGAAGACCGACGCCATGGTGATCGCCTTGAGCCAGCTCTTGGGATTCAGCGCCTGAAACAGCGCCGCCTGCGCAAACGACACCGCCTTCGGCGCGCTGCTTCCCGCCACCGAGGCGCCGGCCAGCTTCCACGCCAAAAACATCAGGTACAGCGCGCCCGCGATGCGCAGCAGCTGCTGCGCCATCGGGTACGCGACGAACACGCTGCCCAACCCCACGCACATGAGCATGGTCTGCACAAAGATGCCGGCCTGGATGCCGAGGATCACCGGCAGCGCCCCCCGATAGCCGAAATTGGCGCCGGTGGTGGCCAGCATGACGTTGTTGGGCCCGGGGGTGGCGGACATCACAAAGCAATAACTCATCAGGGGCAGAAGTTCGGTCATGGCAGGCAGTCGCAGCGTGGAGAAGGCCCCAGTCTAGAAGCGCGGCACGGCGGCGACAAGGCACAAGGCGGCGCGTACAGGCACATGCTGTATCAGCCGGACGACTGCTACAGCGGCGATACGAAAGTCAGGATTTTTGCGGCAACATCAGGCCGCTTTGAAACGCCAGCTTGATGTCGCTTTCGTTCGAGTAGGCAGAAGATGCCCACACCTCGCCTGCTTGAAGCCTGGTGAATGTCTGGATGATATTGCGCCGCCATGGGGATGGCCTGGAAGAAAAGTATCCAGTGAAAAAACGCTGCGCCTGTTCCTGCGTCCCGAAGCACAACAGGAATGACAAAGGGGTAGACGATGGATCGCAAATGGCGGGAAAACCGCCCCCATGCGACGCAAGATGTTCAAGCGCCCGCGGACGATCGGCGAACAAGGAGAACAGCGGCAGCGCGCGTTCGGCAAGCAAGTGGCACATCTGCTCAATCGAGGAACGCGCCGTCGAACCCGCCACCTGCCAGATCATGGCGCTGGCATCTTTTTCGGATCGAAGCAGGCCGCCGAACAGAACGGCGCCATCGTAACCAGCTCCGCCGCCCTTCTCCGCAAGCCACTTCTTGAGGGCCTTGCTGGCGATGGAAAGGTCGACCTTCATGCGGACATCGCTGCGGGAATTATAGCGCTCGGGCTCGAACGACACCTCGAAAACGGTGTCCTTATCGGCAGCCACCTTCTTCCAAACGGTTCCTGCCTTGTTGGGCTTAAAGCCATGGGGCGCGAGAAATTTCCCGACTTCCTGGCAAGCGTGAAGAAACTGGGCTTTTGGATCGCCATGACGGTTGACGGGATCGGCCGACCACGCTTGCCATTGGCTGTAGCGCTGGTCGAGGATGGGTTTCAGTTGATCGAATTTCTCCCAGGTATTCTCGACGTGATAGACGCTCGGATACTCAAAGCCGTGCGCGGCGGCGTGACGGTTGAACACGTCGCAATAGTCTTGCAGAAAACTGCCATGCTGTCGGGCAAATGCCGACTTTGCGTCGTAATAG
This window of the Janthinobacterium agaricidamnosum genome carries:
- a CDS encoding DUF4105 domain-containing protein, which codes for MTFLSHHARSVLASIGKMAVSLIILLTALWGALALWYQLSGGTAAQAIGALLWAALGVASIALWWTRGDARVLLPYAAGFILLLVWWSLIAPKQQRVWADDVARNVTGTLKGNLVTLDNVRNFDWRSDDDYTVKWEQRSYDLDELRTVDTALSYWTGPYIAHTLISFGFADGRFLTFSIEIRKEKGESFSAIGGFFKHFEMSLIAADERDILRVRTNARGEDMHLYRVMMPKAAMRSLFLAYLDEAQALKNQPRFYNTLTANCTTIVFEMVRRIVPGLPLDYRLMASGYLDRYLFDVKGLVPGQTFQQLRDGGHVTARARAANDDADFSHTIRRGIPGYDDAGHPTLQMPKQ
- a CDS encoding mandelate racemase/muconate lactonizing enzyme family protein, yielding MKIVEIREKTIPISSPIRNAYIDFTKMTLSLVAVVTDVMRDGKPVVGYGFNSNGRYGQGMLMRERFIPRILEADPASLVTEDGANLDPHKVWDCMYTNEKPGGHGERSVAIGTIDMAIWDAVAKIENKPLFQLLAERHGTGVPDKQVFVYAAGGYYYPGQSLSALQDEMRSYVDRGYTVVKKKIGGASLDEDLRRIDAIMEVLQDGQKLCVDANGRFDLDTSIAYAKALRQYDLFWYEEAGDPLDFELQATLRSYYDKPMATGENLFSMQDARNLIRYGGMRADRDWLQFDCALSYGLVEYLRTLDMLHQHGWSRSRCIPHGGHQMSLNIAAGLGLGGNESYPDLFQPFGGFPDGVRVENGHITMPDLVGIGFEGKANLYAEMRALSGQ
- a CDS encoding LysR family transcriptional regulator, giving the protein MKTDATTEMAFFVLLAKLGSLSATARELGITPPAVSKRLVLMEQRLGVRLLNRSTRRISLTGDGESYLRQARQILDDIRAMEESLASGGAEPRGLLRVNATLGFGRTVIAPLLSQFALRHPQLEVQLQLTDSPINLVEQAYDLGIRFGELPDTRLSARRIMSNRRFLCASPAYLQAHGTPRTPDDLAQHRCIVHRQNDDAYGIWRMSKGRASHTVKVRGTVASNDGDVVLGWALDGHGILLRSEWDLARYLDSGRLRVVLADYTLAPADLYAYYPSRHQLPAKVRAFINFLIQQLQPEAATAAESG
- the motA gene encoding flagellar motor stator protein MotA; translation: MLVILGFLVVLFSVFGGFAMQGGHLGALFQPLELLMIGGAALGTFFVGNDAKAIRATFAALPTLFHGSQYTKARYMELMGLMYEILSKIRKEGLMSVEDDIDDPYRSAIFVKYPYTLGDEHILEFITDYLRLMVSGNMDAYQIENLMDNEIETHHEDAEMPIQTISQLADAMPAFGIVAAVMGVVHTMASVGLPPAELGVLIAQALVGTFIGILLAYGFIAPLASLLRRKHHETAKMYQCVKVTLLASLNGYAPALAVEFGRKVISATERPSFSELENHVRQVRTKN
- a CDS encoding VOC family protein, coding for MNKQIILNLPVKELDKSRAFFSSLGFTFNSRFSGENAAFMNIVEGSIEAMLTTEPFFRSLIDKPLADARQANEVVICLSCESREEVDSLIAKAAAAGGRIPHPPEDHGFMYDQGFEDIDGHLWNLVWTAPQA
- a CDS encoding PLP-dependent aminotransferase family protein, which gives rise to MFAIDRSSPIPLFKQIEAALRQQIAQRVLPGGTRLPSIRQLATQLAVSTNTVVVAYDRLVAAGVIDTHGTTGFFVCAPADAGRAIPDEVALEAGQEQEPVWLSQQVNDQRPGVLLASSGALPPTWLQDALPAAAVQRGLARSAAGMASRCPPQGLAELREQIALLLRGIGIAADASHILTTFGGTHAIDLICRTFLQPGDTVLVEDPGYFLMFGRLRQDGVRLVPIRRRPDGLDLDELEAACRTHRPRLLFMQTALHNPTGWSSSAANLHKVLIMAQQYGFLIAEDDVHGHFQPGHSTRLASLSGLDGVIYYSSLCKALSPALRMGYLAAAPSLLKPLMRTKIHSIMTLPALNEYVLLEVLKAGNLRKHLERLQRKIMVARNASTRQLSTAGVLFEQPGDAGIFLWGSMPEGLDVDLLVQDAYRNKILLMRGAAFSANDTPDQHIRFNVAFSQHPRVSAYLEERLRAVAGARSSLARARAAASIEGKS
- a CDS encoding LysE family translocator gives rise to the protein MSATPGPNNVMLATTGANFGYRGALPVILGIQAGIFVQTMLMCVGLGSVFVAYPMAQQLLRIAGALYLMFLAWKLAGASVAGSSAPKAVSFAQAALFQALNPKSWLKAITMASVFMPAHGNMLAGALLVSVTGTVVGMPCNAMWALFGVSIRSVLKAPRNQRIFNLAMGAILLVLALTFLR